One window from the genome of Hyphomonas neptunium ATCC 15444 encodes:
- a CDS encoding Lrp/AsnC family transcriptional regulator — MTTSIDRIDRRILEELQADASLSASALGEKVGLSQTACWRRVQRLEEEGVIRKRVALVDARAVGCETIILANVKLTAHGRSNLEDVAERIREIPNVLECFVVLGSQDFFLKIAVKDIFAYEKLFFEKLSTLNGVAEVRSSVALSQIKNDTALPVTETSGKT, encoded by the coding sequence TTGACTACCTCCATCGACCGAATTGACCGCCGGATACTTGAAGAGCTCCAGGCCGACGCGAGTCTGTCAGCCAGCGCCCTCGGGGAAAAAGTGGGATTGTCTCAGACGGCATGCTGGCGGCGAGTACAGCGCCTGGAAGAAGAAGGTGTGATCCGGAAAAGGGTCGCTCTGGTCGACGCCAGGGCGGTGGGGTGCGAGACCATCATTCTGGCAAATGTAAAACTAACCGCCCACGGACGTTCCAATCTGGAAGACGTCGCCGAACGTATCCGGGAAATTCCGAATGTACTCGAATGCTTTGTCGTTCTGGGCAGTCAGGATTTCTTCCTGAAGATCGCTGTTAAAGACATTTTCGCATACGAGAAGCTGTTCTTTGAGAAGCTCTCCACGCTCAATGGCGTCGCTGAAGTCCGCAGTTCAGTAGCATTGTCGCAGATCAAGAACGACACCGCCCTTCCTGTAACGGAAACTTCGGGAAAGACCTGA
- a CDS encoding Leu/Phe/Val dehydrogenase, whose amino-acid sequence MFEHESYDGHEQVVHVQDAASGLKAIIALHSTALGPAGGGCRLWHYEDPGKALTDALRLSRGMSYKNALAGLQMGGGKAVILGPVPDDRRQAVFEAFGDAVNRLGGRYVTAEDVGVGVSDMKMVGARTKFVSGLSEEGGVGGDPSPYTARGVRLAMEAVALHVLGARSLEGVRVAVQGLGGVGANLCRELSERGAKLIVADINQQRVERICDEFRAERAEAETILFSEVDILAPCALGGVMTEASVPKVRARAVVGGANNQLLNAAAGQMLFDRQITYAPDYLVNAGGIIMVAAEYFGTHSQAGVLADVERIFDRTCQVLLSSRKTGAPPHLIADHMAAKVIETARQAEPGRPAVSRAENFV is encoded by the coding sequence ATGTTTGAACATGAAAGCTATGACGGTCACGAGCAGGTGGTGCACGTACAGGACGCGGCGTCGGGCCTGAAAGCAATTATTGCGCTTCATTCCACGGCGCTGGGGCCTGCGGGAGGTGGGTGCAGGCTCTGGCATTATGAGGATCCCGGCAAAGCGCTGACGGATGCTTTAAGGCTCTCGCGCGGTATGTCCTACAAAAACGCGCTGGCCGGACTCCAGATGGGGGGCGGCAAAGCCGTTATCCTGGGACCTGTGCCAGACGACAGGCGCCAGGCCGTTTTCGAGGCTTTCGGGGATGCGGTGAACCGCCTGGGCGGGCGTTATGTGACTGCTGAAGATGTGGGGGTCGGGGTTTCCGACATGAAGATGGTCGGTGCGCGCACGAAGTTCGTGTCCGGATTATCTGAAGAGGGCGGCGTAGGGGGCGATCCTTCGCCCTACACGGCCAGAGGGGTTCGCCTGGCGATGGAAGCGGTTGCCCTGCATGTTCTTGGAGCCAGGTCGCTGGAGGGGGTCCGCGTCGCGGTGCAGGGACTTGGAGGTGTCGGGGCAAATCTTTGCCGTGAACTGAGTGAGCGCGGTGCAAAATTGATTGTGGCGGATATCAATCAACAGCGCGTGGAGCGCATCTGCGACGAGTTCCGCGCCGAACGTGCGGAGGCGGAAACAATTCTGTTCTCGGAGGTGGACATCCTTGCCCCATGCGCGCTCGGTGGTGTGATGACAGAGGCGAGCGTGCCAAAGGTGCGCGCCAGGGCTGTTGTCGGCGGGGCTAACAATCAGCTTCTGAACGCGGCAGCCGGGCAGATGCTTTTCGATCGTCAGATTACCTACGCGCCTGATTACCTCGTCAACGCGGGCGGGATCATTATGGTCGCCGCTGAGTATTTTGGTACCCACTCGCAGGCTGGCGTTCTTGCGGATGTGGAGCGCATATTTGACAGGACATGCCAGGTGCTTCTGAGTTCGCGGAAGACGGGAGCGCCGCCTCACTTGATTGCGGACCATATGGCCGCCAAGGTCATCGAAACGGCGCGACAGGCAGAGCCCGGCCGTCCGGCTGTTTCCCGCGCCGAGAACTTTGTGTAG
- a CDS encoding sulfite exporter TauE/SafE family protein — MLGSEADFVQVVQLISVLLVAGLIAGFVAGLFGIGGGFVVVPALLLVFEFFGVAPQTTTHIAIGSSLATIIVTSARSLQAHTRHGAVDYKVLRDWTPWLMLGAFFGILLASFMDGQAMKWIFSGGVFLMGLHFIWPVLQPKEAVARDMPGSMIRGGIATFLGAFSALLGIGGGTIAVLVMTSCGRSIHQAVATAAGFGIVIALPGALGFAILGIVSHDELPFGSFGYINLLAVGAISAMSFITAPAGAKLAHKLNGPILKKVFGIYLVATSAIVLFNSLGH, encoded by the coding sequence ATGCTTGGTTCTGAAGCCGATTTCGTCCAGGTGGTACAGCTGATCAGCGTACTGCTTGTGGCAGGACTTATTGCCGGATTTGTTGCGGGCCTTTTCGGCATAGGCGGCGGCTTCGTTGTGGTGCCTGCCCTGTTGCTCGTATTTGAATTTTTCGGGGTCGCTCCTCAAACTACGACACATATTGCCATCGGAAGCTCGCTCGCGACCATTATCGTTACCTCTGCAAGGTCTCTGCAGGCGCACACACGCCATGGCGCGGTGGATTACAAGGTTCTGCGCGACTGGACCCCCTGGCTGATGCTGGGGGCATTTTTCGGCATTCTCCTGGCAAGCTTCATGGATGGCCAGGCAATGAAGTGGATCTTCTCCGGCGGCGTGTTCCTTATGGGATTGCACTTCATCTGGCCCGTCCTTCAGCCCAAGGAGGCGGTGGCGCGTGACATGCCGGGCAGCATGATCCGGGGCGGGATCGCAACCTTTCTGGGTGCGTTCTCAGCCCTGCTGGGAATTGGCGGGGGCACTATCGCCGTTCTGGTCATGACATCCTGCGGGCGATCCATTCACCAGGCGGTGGCTACGGCGGCAGGCTTCGGGATCGTTATCGCCCTGCCCGGCGCGCTCGGTTTCGCAATCCTGGGAATTGTCAGCCATGATGAGCTGCCGTTCGGTTCGTTTGGCTATATCAACCTGCTGGCCGTTGGCGCGATTTCGGCGATGTCGTTCATCACGGCGCCAGCCGGGGCCAAGCTGGCGCACAAGCTCAATGGACCTATCCTGAAGAAGGTGTTCGGCATCTATCTGGTGGCGACATCCGCGATTGTTCTTTTCAACTCGCTTGGACACTGA
- a CDS encoding TonB-dependent receptor plug domain-containing protein yields the protein MKHSLRAYLMACAVGVSGLMMGPHAAAQEPAVTENEDEAASIQEKIVVTGARGRPRTIADSAVPIDVLSSDEIIDVPFTDANDILKTLVPSYSLARQPISDGGTFIRPASLRGMPTDKTLVLVNSKRRHRAALVSIGGSGTQGPDIATIPAIALKSVEVLRDGAAAQYGSDAIAGVINFILKDAPDGAMLTAEMGQYYEGDGFQTTFAANFGAALGEAGFFNLSGEASDQSSTHRGVQYCEDYFCLDPTDPRYSAPSDAYYEAMIANSQEFHGISDAQQWGQPNADAIRMFLNTGYELSPNASLYAFGNYSKSSADGTFFYRYPGNGTIEDLREADGSIYSPLEKFPGGFAPRFIGDVIDYSFVGGLKGEIWDGFTYDLSGRLGNSKVKYTLTNTINPSMGPDSPTEFQPGDLINEEIQFQADFGKEFELGLAEPVLFAFGLSYLDETYEIVQGAENSYAAGPYAVSDPWGLCTGEDEAAVPTAAGALVIANGSTLNCADSDDPVYQIVGVGANGFPGYSPEFSGEYARDSFAAYADVSADITDRLFLQGAVRFEDYSDFDSEVVGKVAGRFNLTDAIALRGSLGTGFRAPSPGQQGTTNVSTRLPDGVPVATGLFPAGGPIAAALGAEPLAPEKSVNYTLGATGSFDAFSLSIDYYRIDLEDRINAISTQTVSTNPGAGPSYDNYLSLVEAGVVGAETIGGVFYFQNLFDTKTEGVDVVATYALGWANGASTSLTGSVNYNKTEFDGDVPSVFNAESQYDFLEGTPKWRGVFTAKHETGPFSLLARANYYGSSTNSNNSGLNGALEYQEFDPVIQVDLEATYTFDEMYRISLGARNIFDQYPDESTLRGDSCCGRLYLSDSVVDWQGGYYYLKGVVEF from the coding sequence ATGAAGCATTCGTTGCGCGCCTATCTAATGGCATGTGCAGTCGGGGTCAGCGGCCTGATGATGGGGCCGCATGCAGCGGCGCAGGAGCCTGCCGTTACCGAGAATGAAGACGAGGCAGCCTCCATTCAGGAGAAAATCGTTGTTACAGGAGCGAGGGGCCGGCCGCGCACAATTGCCGACTCGGCCGTTCCGATTGACGTTCTCAGCAGCGACGAGATCATTGATGTACCGTTCACGGACGCAAATGATATCCTCAAGACTCTGGTTCCCTCCTACTCGCTCGCGCGCCAGCCTATTTCTGATGGCGGCACGTTCATTCGCCCGGCGAGCCTTCGCGGCATGCCGACCGACAAGACACTGGTTCTGGTCAACTCCAAGCGCCGCCACCGCGCCGCGCTTGTTTCTATCGGCGGATCGGGCACTCAGGGGCCCGACATTGCCACCATTCCCGCCATCGCGCTGAAATCCGTTGAAGTATTGCGCGACGGGGCCGCAGCGCAATACGGATCGGACGCCATCGCAGGGGTGATCAACTTCATTCTGAAAGATGCCCCTGATGGGGCAATGCTGACAGCCGAGATGGGCCAGTATTACGAAGGCGACGGGTTCCAGACCACCTTCGCCGCCAATTTCGGGGCCGCGCTGGGAGAAGCGGGTTTCTTCAACCTGTCTGGCGAAGCGTCAGATCAGTCCTCGACACACCGGGGCGTGCAATATTGCGAAGATTATTTCTGTCTTGATCCGACCGACCCTCGGTATAGCGCGCCGTCTGATGCGTATTACGAAGCAATGATCGCGAACTCGCAGGAATTCCACGGCATCAGTGACGCGCAGCAATGGGGACAGCCAAACGCCGACGCAATTCGTATGTTCCTCAATACGGGCTATGAGCTTTCGCCCAATGCCTCGCTTTACGCATTCGGGAACTATTCCAAAAGCTCTGCCGACGGCACATTCTTCTATCGTTATCCCGGCAACGGCACGATCGAGGATCTGCGCGAGGCCGATGGTTCGATCTACAGCCCGCTTGAAAAGTTTCCGGGCGGCTTTGCCCCCAGGTTTATCGGCGATGTGATTGACTATTCTTTCGTGGGCGGTCTGAAAGGCGAAATCTGGGATGGGTTTACGTATGATCTCAGCGGCCGGCTGGGCAATTCCAAGGTCAAGTACACGCTCACCAACACGATCAACCCGTCGATGGGACCGGATTCTCCGACGGAATTTCAGCCGGGCGATCTGATCAACGAGGAGATACAGTTCCAGGCCGATTTCGGCAAGGAGTTTGAGCTTGGTCTTGCCGAGCCGGTGCTGTTTGCTTTCGGGCTCAGCTATCTGGATGAAACCTATGAAATTGTTCAGGGCGCGGAAAACTCCTACGCAGCGGGTCCATATGCCGTCAGCGATCCCTGGGGACTATGCACAGGCGAAGATGAAGCAGCCGTTCCAACCGCCGCGGGCGCGCTGGTCATTGCCAATGGCTCTACGCTGAATTGCGCGGACTCGGATGATCCGGTCTATCAGATCGTGGGCGTCGGCGCGAACGGGTTCCCTGGCTATTCTCCGGAATTCTCAGGCGAGTATGCGCGGGATTCCTTCGCTGCTTATGCCGATGTCAGCGCAGACATCACCGACCGGCTGTTCCTTCAGGGCGCTGTTCGCTTTGAAGATTATTCGGACTTCGACTCCGAAGTGGTTGGCAAGGTCGCGGGCCGGTTCAACCTGACAGACGCAATCGCCCTGAGGGGATCGCTTGGCACGGGTTTCCGCGCGCCATCGCCGGGCCAGCAGGGAACGACCAACGTTTCCACCCGCCTTCCCGATGGCGTTCCGGTTGCAACCGGCCTGTTCCCAGCCGGCGGGCCCATCGCCGCTGCGTTGGGCGCCGAACCGTTGGCCCCAGAAAAGTCGGTCAACTACACGCTGGGCGCGACGGGCAGTTTCGATGCTTTCTCGCTCTCCATCGACTATTACCGCATTGATCTTGAAGACCGGATCAATGCGATCTCCACACAGACTGTTTCGACAAATCCGGGAGCGGGCCCCTCTTACGACAACTATCTCAGCCTCGTTGAGGCAGGCGTTGTCGGAGCAGAGACGATTGGAGGCGTGTTCTACTTCCAGAACCTGTTTGACACGAAAACTGAAGGGGTGGACGTCGTTGCGACCTATGCGCTGGGCTGGGCGAACGGGGCGAGCACCAGCCTCACGGGCTCTGTGAACTACAACAAGACGGAATTCGATGGGGACGTTCCGAGCGTGTTCAATGCGGAAAGCCAGTATGACTTTCTGGAGGGCACACCGAAATGGCGCGGCGTGTTTACGGCCAAGCACGAAACCGGGCCGTTCTCGCTCCTCGCCCGCGCCAACTATTACGGGTCCTCGACCAACTCGAACAATTCCGGTCTGAATGGCGCACTGGAGTATCAGGAATTCGACCCTGTGATCCAGGTCGATCTGGAGGCAACCTACACCTTCGACGAGATGTACCGTATCTCGCTGGGCGCACGCAACATCTTCGATCAGTATCCTGATGAAAGCACCTTGCGAGGCGATAGCTGCTGCGGCCGCCTTTATCTGTCGGACTCCGTCGTCGACTGGCAGGGCGGATATTACTACCTCAAAGGCGTGGTGGAGTTCTAA
- a CDS encoding ANTAR domain-containing response regulator — translation MSDGSFNLPSTDANPASQGVYLVIAHREADRAQIMAGLPQGAIVHLAPAEENRALPAQVETVRPDMLIGACEVPDDTLLAAFRMISEASPLPVVLFTEKDRTQMAHRALAAGVSAYIVNGLTAERILPVTQVARERFRMTAALHQELRKSREELAARKVIERAKGLLMERRGMSEQAAYEAMRRLAMSKARPLREIAELILSVSDILP, via the coding sequence GTGTCAGACGGGTCTTTCAATCTTCCCTCTACGGACGCCAACCCAGCCTCGCAGGGGGTCTATCTCGTGATCGCCCATCGCGAAGCGGACAGGGCACAGATCATGGCGGGCCTCCCTCAAGGCGCGATTGTTCATCTGGCTCCTGCTGAAGAGAACCGGGCCTTGCCGGCGCAGGTTGAAACCGTTCGGCCGGACATGCTGATCGGCGCGTGTGAGGTGCCCGATGATACGTTGCTGGCCGCCTTTCGCATGATTTCCGAGGCGTCACCCCTGCCGGTTGTTCTGTTTACGGAGAAGGACCGAACACAGATGGCGCACCGCGCGCTCGCCGCCGGTGTGAGCGCTTATATTGTCAACGGACTGACCGCCGAGCGCATTCTGCCGGTAACACAAGTTGCCAGAGAGCGGTTCAGAATGACGGCGGCCCTGCATCAGGAACTCAGGAAATCTCGGGAAGAGCTTGCGGCACGCAAGGTGATTGAGCGCGCAAAAGGCCTGCTGATGGAGCGGCGGGGTATGAGCGAACAGGCAGCCTATGAGGCGATGCGGCGCCTGGCCATGAGCAAAGCTCGCCCCCTGAGAGAGATTGCGGAGCTCATTCTCTCGGTATCCGACATTCTGCCCTGA
- a CDS encoding acetyl-CoA hydrolase/transferase C-terminal domain-containing protein, which produces MDDMKPPSEAPLPAVHMTAEACARAVVERVGKDIRLALPLGLGKANRLTNALYEMAKADASIRLTIYTALSIVRPRLRAGLAARFGGPVVERLFGDYPDLAYAVDRARGALPANVVVEEFFLATGTLLGNEYAQRHYSSVNYTHAMRRIISGNVNVIGQMIAVRDGRYSLACNTDISLDLIPLMRRKVGAENFIVIGEINARLPFMPNDAEVPADEFDMLLDAGAYDLAGLPAPRVEPASHAIGLRAARLVKDGGTLQIGIGSLGDGAAQSVLLRHTRPEAFRAAVDALSGPSGPVEEGGEGRFDDGLYGCTEMFTQGMFELLRAGVFSRRIRDGQTVTIDGGFYLGPQNFYQDLRDAPDDLLSQINMTSVADVNALYGDEMVRRRERAHARFINIAMKATCLGAVTSDALEDGRVVSGVGGQYNFVAQAHELEDARSIILLKAVRESDGKAESNIVWSYGHTTVPRHLRDIIITEYGVADLRGKTDEECVRCMLAITDARFIDGLVQEAIAARKLPRDFVVPAAWRANTSDALAKTLAPHILDLPPYPFGSELTGIEQRLAPALSHLSAQTRTPLMRARYVLGALLSSPSPTDYQPHLQRLNLERPANLTQWLWQRLVLRSLAQTS; this is translated from the coding sequence ATGGACGACATGAAACCGCCTTCCGAGGCCCCTCTGCCAGCCGTCCACATGACCGCGGAAGCGTGCGCCCGAGCGGTTGTGGAGCGGGTGGGCAAAGACATCCGGCTGGCCCTTCCCCTGGGTCTCGGGAAGGCAAACCGGCTGACCAATGCACTCTATGAGATGGCCAAGGCGGATGCCTCGATCCGGCTGACGATTTACACCGCGCTTTCGATTGTGCGGCCCAGGCTGCGCGCAGGCCTGGCGGCGCGGTTTGGCGGGCCGGTGGTGGAGCGGCTGTTCGGGGACTATCCTGATCTCGCGTATGCGGTGGACCGGGCGCGGGGCGCCCTACCCGCCAATGTCGTGGTGGAGGAGTTCTTTCTCGCGACGGGCACCCTGCTGGGCAACGAATACGCGCAGCGCCACTATAGCAGCGTGAACTATACCCATGCGATGCGCCGCATCATCTCCGGCAATGTGAACGTGATCGGCCAGATGATTGCCGTACGTGATGGCCGCTACAGCCTCGCCTGCAATACCGATATCAGCCTGGACCTTATCCCCCTGATGCGGCGCAAGGTGGGGGCTGAGAACTTCATCGTCATTGGCGAGATCAATGCCCGCCTGCCGTTCATGCCCAATGATGCCGAAGTGCCGGCGGATGAATTCGACATGCTGCTGGATGCCGGCGCCTATGACCTGGCGGGCCTGCCCGCGCCGCGTGTGGAGCCTGCCAGCCATGCGATTGGCCTGAGGGCCGCGCGTCTGGTTAAGGATGGGGGCACGCTTCAGATCGGGATCGGCTCGCTTGGCGATGGCGCCGCGCAGTCTGTCCTTCTGCGCCATACCCGGCCGGAGGCATTCCGGGCGGCGGTGGACGCGCTTTCAGGGCCAAGCGGCCCGGTTGAGGAAGGCGGTGAGGGCCGGTTTGACGACGGCCTCTACGGATGCACGGAGATGTTCACGCAGGGCATGTTCGAACTGCTGCGGGCCGGTGTGTTCTCGCGGCGCATTCGGGACGGGCAGACTGTGACGATTGACGGGGGCTTTTATCTTGGTCCGCAGAATTTCTATCAGGACCTTCGGGACGCGCCGGACGACCTTCTCTCGCAGATCAACATGACCAGTGTAGCGGATGTAAATGCCCTCTATGGCGATGAAATGGTCCGCCGCCGGGAACGGGCTCATGCCCGGTTCATCAATATTGCGATGAAGGCGACGTGCCTGGGCGCCGTGACATCCGATGCTCTGGAGGATGGCCGCGTGGTGAGCGGGGTGGGCGGACAGTATAATTTCGTGGCGCAGGCGCACGAACTGGAAGATGCGCGCTCGATCATTCTGCTGAAGGCGGTGCGCGAGAGCGATGGCAAGGCCGAATCCAATATCGTGTGGTCCTACGGGCATACGACGGTTCCGCGCCACCTGCGCGACATCATCATTACCGAATATGGCGTGGCAGACCTGCGCGGAAAGACCGACGAAGAATGCGTGCGCTGCATGCTGGCGATTACCGATGCGCGCTTCATTGACGGGCTGGTTCAGGAAGCGATAGCGGCCAGAAAGCTGCCCCGAGATTTTGTGGTGCCGGCAGCATGGCGGGCCAACACATCTGACGCCCTGGCGAAGACCTTGGCCCCGCACATTCTAGACCTGCCGCCCTATCCCTTCGGCAGCGAGTTGACCGGCATCGAGCAAAGACTTGCGCCCGCCCTTAGTCATCTTTCTGCGCAGACACGAACGCCCTTGATGCGCGCGCGGTATGTTCTGGGCGCCCTCCTCTCATCGCCCAGCCCCACAGACTACCAACCGCATTTGCAAAGGCTCAATCTGGAGCGGCCTGCGAATTTGACCCAATGGCTTTGGCAAAGGCTGGTGCTTCGAAGCCTTGCGCAGACTTCATGA
- a CDS encoding NAD(P)H-dependent flavin oxidoreductase, which produces MAKLKTRLTEMFGVETPICMGGMTGVGYGELVAAVANAGALGFITAHMFKSGEELLAEIEKTKKLTDKPFGVNLTLLPSINPIPYDEYREAIIHSGIKIVETAGRAPTDHLPRFKEHGVKVIHKCTSVRHAVSAVNKGVDVISIDGFECAGHPGEDDVGLIVLLPATVDAVDVPVIASGGMADGRGLAAAIALGADGVNMGTRFCATVEAQIHENVKKKIVENNELDTVLVGRSLRNTARVAKNDISVQVAEIQKDPTKSFADVKELMAGVRGRENVLRDGHMDGGIWTTGQSQALIHDIPTCQELVTNVMKQFEEARAKFA; this is translated from the coding sequence ATGGCTAAACTCAAAACGCGTCTGACCGAGATGTTCGGCGTCGAAACGCCCATCTGCATGGGCGGCATGACCGGCGTCGGCTACGGCGAACTCGTTGCAGCTGTCGCAAATGCAGGCGCACTGGGCTTCATCACCGCCCACATGTTCAAGTCCGGTGAGGAACTTCTCGCCGAGATCGAGAAGACCAAGAAGCTGACCGACAAGCCATTCGGCGTGAACCTGACGCTTCTGCCCTCGATCAACCCGATCCCCTATGACGAATATCGCGAAGCCATCATCCACAGCGGCATCAAGATCGTCGAAACCGCCGGCCGTGCGCCCACCGATCACCTGCCGCGCTTCAAGGAGCATGGCGTCAAGGTCATCCATAAATGCACCTCGGTTCGCCACGCGGTTTCTGCTGTAAACAAAGGCGTTGATGTCATCTCCATCGACGGTTTTGAGTGCGCCGGTCACCCCGGTGAGGATGATGTCGGCCTGATCGTTCTGCTGCCGGCAACCGTAGACGCCGTCGATGTCCCCGTGATCGCTTCGGGCGGCATGGCAGACGGCCGTGGCCTCGCCGCTGCTATCGCACTCGGCGCTGACGGCGTGAACATGGGCACCCGCTTCTGCGCTACCGTAGAGGCCCAGATCCATGAGAACGTCAAAAAGAAGATCGTTGAAAACAACGAGTTGGACACCGTCCTTGTCGGCCGCTCGCTGCGCAACACCGCCCGCGTCGCCAAGAACGACATCTCGGTTCAGGTCGCTGAAATCCAGAAAGACCCGACCAAGTCGTTCGCTGACGTGAAGGAGCTGATGGCCGGCGTCCGCGGCCGCGAAAATGTTCTCCGCGACGGCCACATGGATGGTGGCATCTGGACGACCGGCCAGAGCCAGGCGCTCATTCATGACATCCCGACCTGTCAGGAGCTCGTCACCAACGTCATGAAGCAGTTCGAAGAAGCCCGCGCAAAGTTCGCGTAA
- a CDS encoding type IV secretory system conjugative DNA transfer family protein produces MSIQTKLELPSDVGGSGLLVGWSMELEHKRTPIGFSFGDPDCTPATGYIDPILMELEGHLMTIAPTGAGKGVGCIVPALLRYDGPLIVIDPKGENALITARRRRELGHTVAIIDPIGITGLPSTPLNPLDLLDPSSPTLVDDAMAIIATMIDSRLGRNASDGDYWSERGATLVLGVILHVVSDLPSDRRHLGTVRELVAQAMGEAGVYSQMAENPASAPSSAKTVLGALERSRNSEAVRIGQMLRLGAVSTLGGILSFAQSIVEVARGDAITKSLSSTGFDLDAVTRGDPLSIYLVLPPHMLDSHGKLLRLWVHTLMTLITRRNARPKKSTLFLLDEAAQLGTFTPLRRAVTLMRGYGLQTWSFWQDPSQLRNLYPDDWQTMVNNCRAVQCFGANTMLAAEAMAAIVGFRPADRLLDLADNEMLLQLSGDAPVLARLPSYLTDPAFAGTYDANPFHDPSRPVMRPAPAVERVVVRRPKGQAKTEAMSPAELIKALKEKPNPDATPGAQD; encoded by the coding sequence GTGTCTATTCAAACAAAACTCGAACTTCCATCAGATGTCGGCGGCAGCGGCCTGCTGGTGGGCTGGTCCATGGAGCTTGAGCACAAGCGGACACCGATCGGTTTCTCGTTCGGAGATCCCGACTGCACGCCGGCAACCGGATATATTGACCCGATCCTGATGGAGCTTGAGGGACACCTCATGACCATCGCGCCCACCGGCGCGGGCAAAGGCGTCGGCTGTATCGTGCCGGCGCTGCTGCGCTATGACGGGCCGCTGATCGTTATAGATCCGAAAGGCGAAAACGCGCTGATAACGGCGCGCCGGCGGAGAGAGCTTGGCCATACGGTCGCGATTATCGATCCTATCGGTATTACCGGCCTGCCATCAACGCCGCTGAACCCGCTCGATCTGCTGGATCCCTCCAGCCCGACGCTTGTCGATGATGCGATGGCGATCATTGCGACAATGATCGACAGCCGATTGGGCCGGAACGCCAGTGATGGTGATTACTGGTCTGAGCGCGGAGCCACGCTCGTGCTGGGCGTTATCCTGCATGTTGTCTCGGACCTGCCTTCTGACCGCCGCCACCTGGGTACGGTGCGCGAACTCGTGGCGCAGGCGATGGGCGAGGCTGGGGTGTATTCCCAGATGGCGGAGAATCCGGCGTCCGCGCCCTCAAGCGCCAAGACGGTGCTCGGCGCGCTTGAGCGATCACGCAATTCCGAGGCGGTGCGGATTGGACAGATGTTGCGCCTGGGCGCGGTTTCGACGCTGGGCGGTATTCTCTCTTTTGCCCAGTCTATCGTGGAAGTGGCGCGGGGCGACGCAATCACCAAAAGCCTCTCCTCGACCGGGTTTGATCTGGACGCGGTAACGCGCGGCGATCCGCTGTCGATCTACCTTGTCCTGCCTCCGCACATGCTCGACAGCCACGGCAAGCTGCTCCGGCTTTGGGTTCACACGCTGATGACGCTGATCACACGGCGCAACGCCCGGCCCAAGAAATCGACCTTATTCCTGCTGGATGAGGCCGCGCAGCTGGGCACGTTCACGCCGCTGCGCCGGGCAGTGACGCTGATGCGGGGTTATGGGCTGCAGACGTGGAGCTTCTGGCAAGACCCGAGCCAGCTGCGCAATCTCTATCCGGATGACTGGCAGACGATGGTGAACAATTGCCGGGCTGTGCAGTGTTTTGGGGCGAACACGATGCTGGCGGCTGAAGCAATGGCCGCAATCGTCGGCTTCCGGCCCGCCGACCGGCTGCTGGATCTGGCGGACAATGAAATGCTGCTTCAATTGTCTGGGGACGCGCCGGTGCTGGCCCGCCTGCCCAGCTATCTGACGGACCCCGCGTTTGCGGGAACTTATGATGCCAATCCGTTTCATGATCCGAGCCGCCCGGTGATGCGGCCTGCGCCGGCGGTGGAGCGTGTTGTGGTCCGCCGCCCCAAAGGACAGGCCAAGACAGAGGCCATGAGCCCGGCCGAGCTGATCAAAGCCCTGAAGGAAAAGCCAAACCCGGACGCTACACCGGGCGCCCAGGACTGA